A single genomic interval of Oryza sativa Japonica Group chromosome 7, ASM3414082v1 harbors:
- the LOC4344205 gene encoding momilactone A synthase-like isoform X1 gives MYSAIHLVQRGKNRAGLTMLTGFVNSFSSVSRPERLAGKVAVITGGASGIGEATAKEFIRNGAKVIIADVQDDLGHTVAAELGPGSAYTRCDVTDEAQIAATVDLAVARHGHLDILYNNAGITSSSVGHLASLDLADFDRVMAVNARAVLAGIKHAARVMAPRRTGSILCTASVAGMMGGEMPHAYNVSKAAVIGVVRSAAGELARHGVRLNAISPLGIATPLAMRGFGDMLAWADAERVRRLIEEDMNELEGATLEAEDIARAAVYLASDEAKYVTGHNLVVDGGFTVGKRLNVARA, from the exons ATGTACAGCGCCATTCACCTCGTTCAGAG GGGCAAGAACAGAGCAGGGTTGACGATGTTGACTGGATTCGTCAACAGTTTCTCCTCTGTGTCAAGACCCGAAAG GTTGGCTGGAAAGGTGGCCGTGATCACCGGTGGCGCAAGCGGCATCGGCGAGGCGACGGCCAAGGAGTTCATCCGCAATGGCGCCAaggtcatcatcgccgacgTACAAGACGATCTCGGCCACACCGTCGCTGCCGAGCTCGGCCCGGGCTCGGCCTACACCCGCTGCGACGTCACCGACGAGGCGCAGATCGCGGCGACCGTGGACCTTGCCGTGGCGCGCCACGGCCACCTTGACATCCTGTACAACAACGCCGGGATCACAAGCTCCTCTGTGGGGCACCTTGCCTCCCTCGACCTCGCCGACTTCGACCGCGTCATGGCGGTGAACGCCCGGGCGGTGCTCGCCGGCATCAAGCACGCCGCGCGCGTGATGGCACCACGACGCACCGGCTCCATCCTCTGCACGGCCAGCGTGGCGGGCATGATGGGCGGCGAGATGCCCCACGCGTACAACGTCTCCAAGGCGGCGGTCATAGGTGTGGTGcggtccgccgccggcgagctggcaCGCCACGGCGTGCGGCTGAACGCGATCTCGCCGCTCGGCATCGCGACGCCACTGGCGATGCGCGGGTTCGGCGACATGCTGGCGTGGGCGGACGCCGAGCGGGTGAGGCGGCTCATCGAGGAGGACATGAACGAGCTAGAGGGCGCGACGCTGGAGGCGGAGGACatcgcgagggcggcggtgtaCCTCGCCTCCGACGAGGCCAAGTACGTCACCGGGCATaacctcgtcgtcgacggcgggtTCACCGTCGGGAAGCGGCTCAACGTGGCGCGTGCTTGA
- the LOC4344207 gene encoding momilactone A synthase-like isoform X2, with the protein MINAAGQLLLRGRSRGVRPMFSSGLADRSFSSSASSSRKLDGKVAVITGAASGIGEATAKEFVRNGAKVILADIQDDLGRAVAGELGADAASYTHCDVTVEADVAAAVDLAVARHGRLDVVYSNAGIAGGAPPATLAALDLDDYDRVMAVNARSMVACLKHAARVMAPRRAGCILCTASSTAVLGNIGPLAYSMSKAAVVGMVQTTVARQLARDGVRVNTISPHAIPTAMALGIIAETFPAATAEEVRRMVTREMQELEGASLEVEDVARAAVFLASDEAKFITGHNLVVDGGFTVGKVLVRDPPGSA; encoded by the exons ATGATCAACGCAGCTGGGCAACTTCTTCTCAG GGGGAGGAGCAGAGGTGTTCGTCCGATGTTCTCTTCCGGCCTGGCCGATCGCTCcttctcctcgtcggcgtcaaGCTCCAGAAAGTTGGATGGGAAAGTGGCCGTGATCaccggcgcggcgagcggcatcGGCGAGGCCACGGCGAAGGAGTTCGTCAGGAACGGCGCCAAGGTCATCCTTGCCGATATCCAGGACGACCTCGGccgcgcggtggccggcgagctcggcgccgacgccgcgtcGTACACGCACTGCGACGTCACGGTGGAGGCGGATGTCGCCGCggccgtcgacctcgccgtgGCGCGCCACGGTCGTCTCGACGTCGTGTACAGCAACGCCGGCATCGCCGGCGGCGCACCTCCGGCCACGCTCGCGGCGCTCGACCTCGACGACTACGACCGCGTCATGGCCGTCAACGCCAGGTCCATGGTGGCGTGCCTCAAGCACGCGGCGCGCGTCatggcgccgcgccgcgccggctgcATCCTCTGCACGGCGAGCTCCACGGCGGTGCTCGGCAACATCGGGCCCCTCGCGTACTCCATGTCGAAGGCGGCCGTCGTCGGCATGGTGCAGACG ACGGTGGCGAGGCAGCTGGCGCGCGACGGCGTGCGGGTGAACACCATCTCGCCGCACGCCATCCCGACGGCTATGGCGCTGGGCATCATCGCCGAGACGTTCCCGGCGGCCACCGcggaggaggtgaggaggaTGGTGACGAGGGAGATGCAGGAGCTGGAAGGGGCGTCGCTGGAGGTGGAAGACGTGGCGAGGGCGGCCGTCTTCTTGGCGTCCGACGAGGCCAAGTTCATCACCGGCCACaacctcgtcgtcgacggcggcttcACTGTAGGCAAGGTGCTCGTCCGGGATCCTCCTGGCTCAGCTTGA
- the LOC4344204 gene encoding momilactone A synthase-like isoform X2 — protein sequence MYSALHLVQRLAGKVAVITGGASGIGEATAKEFIRNGAKVIIADVQDDLGHAVAAELGPDAAYTRCDVTDEAQIAAAVDLAVACHGRLDVLHNNAGVTCSYVGPLASLDLADFDRVMAVNARAVLAGIKHAARVMAPRRAGSILCTASVAGVIGSDVPHAYSVSKAAAIGVVRSAAGELARHGVRLNAISPHGIATPLAMRGFGDVLAWADAERLKRVIEEDMNELEGAKLEAEDIARAAVYLASDEAKYITGHNLVVDGGFTVGKRLNFAHA from the exons ATGTACAGCGCCCTTCACCTCGTTCAGAG GTTGGCTGGAAAGGTGGCCGTGATCACCGGCGGCGCAAGCGGCATCGGCGAGGCGACGGCCAAGGAGTTCATCCGCAATGGCGCCAAAGTCATCATCGCCGACGTACAAGACGATCtcggccacgccgtcgccgccgagctcggccCAGATGCGGCCTACACCCGCTGCGATGTCACCGACGAGGCGCAGATCGCGGCGGCCGTGGACCTCGCCGTGGCGTGCCACGGCCGCCTCGACGTCCTGCACAACAACGCCGGGGTCACGTGCTCCTACGTGGGGCCCCTCGCCTCCCTAGACCTCGCCGACTTCGACCGCGTCATGGCGGTGAACGCCCGGGCGGTGCTCGCCGGCATCAAGCACGCGGCGCGCGTGATGGCGCCACGGCGCGCCGGCTCCATCCTCTGCACGGCCAGCGTGGCGGGCGTGATCGGCAGCGATGTCCCCCACGCGTACAGCGTCTCCAAGGCGGCAGCCATCGGCGTGGTGaggtccgccgccggcgagctggcgcgcCACGGCGTGCGGCTGAACGCCATCTCGCCGCACGGCATCGCGACGCCGCTGGCGATGCGCGGGTTCGGCGACGTGCTGGCGTGGGCGGACGCCGAGAGATTGAAGCGGGTCATCGAGGAGGACATGAACGAGCTGGAGGGCGCAAAGCTGGAGGCGGAGGACatcgcgagggcggcggtgtaCCTCGCCTCCGACGAGGCCAAGTACATCACTGGGCATAACCTCGTCGTCGATGGCGGGTTCACCGTCGGCAAGCGCCTCAACTTCGCGCATGCTTGA
- the LOC4344205 gene encoding momilactone A synthase-like isoform X2: protein MYSAIHLVQRLAGKVAVITGGASGIGEATAKEFIRNGAKVIIADVQDDLGHTVAAELGPGSAYTRCDVTDEAQIAATVDLAVARHGHLDILYNNAGITSSSVGHLASLDLADFDRVMAVNARAVLAGIKHAARVMAPRRTGSILCTASVAGMMGGEMPHAYNVSKAAVIGVVRSAAGELARHGVRLNAISPLGIATPLAMRGFGDMLAWADAERVRRLIEEDMNELEGATLEAEDIARAAVYLASDEAKYVTGHNLVVDGGFTVGKRLNVARA from the exons ATGTACAGCGCCATTCACCTCGTTCAGAG GTTGGCTGGAAAGGTGGCCGTGATCACCGGTGGCGCAAGCGGCATCGGCGAGGCGACGGCCAAGGAGTTCATCCGCAATGGCGCCAaggtcatcatcgccgacgTACAAGACGATCTCGGCCACACCGTCGCTGCCGAGCTCGGCCCGGGCTCGGCCTACACCCGCTGCGACGTCACCGACGAGGCGCAGATCGCGGCGACCGTGGACCTTGCCGTGGCGCGCCACGGCCACCTTGACATCCTGTACAACAACGCCGGGATCACAAGCTCCTCTGTGGGGCACCTTGCCTCCCTCGACCTCGCCGACTTCGACCGCGTCATGGCGGTGAACGCCCGGGCGGTGCTCGCCGGCATCAAGCACGCCGCGCGCGTGATGGCACCACGACGCACCGGCTCCATCCTCTGCACGGCCAGCGTGGCGGGCATGATGGGCGGCGAGATGCCCCACGCGTACAACGTCTCCAAGGCGGCGGTCATAGGTGTGGTGcggtccgccgccggcgagctggcaCGCCACGGCGTGCGGCTGAACGCGATCTCGCCGCTCGGCATCGCGACGCCACTGGCGATGCGCGGGTTCGGCGACATGCTGGCGTGGGCGGACGCCGAGCGGGTGAGGCGGCTCATCGAGGAGGACATGAACGAGCTAGAGGGCGCGACGCTGGAGGCGGAGGACatcgcgagggcggcggtgtaCCTCGCCTCCGACGAGGCCAAGTACGTCACCGGGCATaacctcgtcgtcgacggcgggtTCACCGTCGGGAAGCGGCTCAACGTGGCGCGTGCTTGA
- the LOC4344206 gene encoding momilactone A synthase-like, translating into MMSVAANKILRGRSRGVRPMFSSGLADRLFSSSASSSKRLEGKVAVITGAVGGIGEATAKEFVRNGAKVILADIQDDLGRAMAAELGADAASYTHCDVTVEADVAAAVDLAVARHGRLDVVYSNAGIAGAAAPPTLSALDLDDYDRVMAVNARSMVACLKHAARVMSPRRAGCILCTASSTALIGDLAAPAYCISKAAVVGMVRTVARQLARDGVRVNAISPHIIPTALVTRVISETFPAATAEEVRRMVTRDMQELEGASLEVEDVARAAVFLASDEAKFVTGHNLVVDGGFTVGKDLLRNPPSFA; encoded by the exons ATGATGAGCGTAGCAGCCAACAAAATTCTCAG GGGGAGGAGCAGAGGTGTTCGTCCGATGTTCTCTTCCGGCTTGGCCGATCGCCTcttctcctcgtcggcgtcaaGCTCCAAAAGGTTGGAAGGGAAAGTGGCCGTGATCACCGGCGCGGTGGGCGGCATCGGCGAGGCCACGGCGAAGGAGTTCGTCAGGAATGGCGCCAAGGTCATCCTCGCCGATATCCAGGACGACCTtggccgcgccatggccgccgagcTCGGCGCGGACGCCGCGTCGTACACGCACTGCGACGTCACCGTCGAGGCGGacgtcgccgcggccgtcgacctcgccgtgGCGCGCCACGGCCGCCTCGACGTCGTCTACAGCAACGCCggcatcgccggcgccgcggccccGCCCACGCTCTCGGCGCTCGACCTCGACGACTACGACCGCGTCATGGCCGTCAACGCCCGGTCCATGGTGGCCTGCCTCAAGCACGCGGCGCGCGTCAtgtccccgcgccgcgccggctgcATCCTCTGCACGGCGAGCTCCACGGCGCTGATCGGCGacctggcggcgccggcgtactGCATCTCGAAGGCGGCCGTCGTCGGAATGGTGCGGACGGTGGCAAGGCAGCTGGCGCGCGACGGCGTGCGCGTGAACGCCATCTCGCCGCACATCATCCCGACGGCGCTGGTGACGCGCGTCATCTCCGAGACGTTCCCGGCGGCCACCGcggaggaggtgaggaggaTGGTGACGAGGGACATGCAGGAGCTGGAAGGGGCGTCGCTGGAGGTGGAGGACGTGGCGAGGGCGGCCGTCTTCTTGGCGTCCGACGAGGCCAAGTTCGTCACCGGCCACAACCTCGTCGTCGATGGCGGCTTCACGGTCGGCAAGGACCTCCTCCGGAATCCACCGAGCTTTGCTTGA
- the LOC4344204 gene encoding momilactone A synthase-like isoform X1, giving the protein MYSALHLVQRGKSRAGLTMLTGFVNRFSSVSRPERLAGKVAVITGGASGIGEATAKEFIRNGAKVIIADVQDDLGHAVAAELGPDAAYTRCDVTDEAQIAAAVDLAVACHGRLDVLHNNAGVTCSYVGPLASLDLADFDRVMAVNARAVLAGIKHAARVMAPRRAGSILCTASVAGVIGSDVPHAYSVSKAAAIGVVRSAAGELARHGVRLNAISPHGIATPLAMRGFGDVLAWADAERLKRVIEEDMNELEGAKLEAEDIARAAVYLASDEAKYITGHNLVVDGGFTVGKRLNFAHA; this is encoded by the exons ATGTACAGCGCCCTTCACCTCGTTCAGAG GGGCAAGAGCAGAGCAGGGTTGACGATGTTGACTGGATTCGTCAACCGCTTCTCTTCCGTGTCAAGACCCGAAAG GTTGGCTGGAAAGGTGGCCGTGATCACCGGCGGCGCAAGCGGCATCGGCGAGGCGACGGCCAAGGAGTTCATCCGCAATGGCGCCAAAGTCATCATCGCCGACGTACAAGACGATCtcggccacgccgtcgccgccgagctcggccCAGATGCGGCCTACACCCGCTGCGATGTCACCGACGAGGCGCAGATCGCGGCGGCCGTGGACCTCGCCGTGGCGTGCCACGGCCGCCTCGACGTCCTGCACAACAACGCCGGGGTCACGTGCTCCTACGTGGGGCCCCTCGCCTCCCTAGACCTCGCCGACTTCGACCGCGTCATGGCGGTGAACGCCCGGGCGGTGCTCGCCGGCATCAAGCACGCGGCGCGCGTGATGGCGCCACGGCGCGCCGGCTCCATCCTCTGCACGGCCAGCGTGGCGGGCGTGATCGGCAGCGATGTCCCCCACGCGTACAGCGTCTCCAAGGCGGCAGCCATCGGCGTGGTGaggtccgccgccggcgagctggcgcgcCACGGCGTGCGGCTGAACGCCATCTCGCCGCACGGCATCGCGACGCCGCTGGCGATGCGCGGGTTCGGCGACGTGCTGGCGTGGGCGGACGCCGAGAGATTGAAGCGGGTCATCGAGGAGGACATGAACGAGCTGGAGGGCGCAAAGCTGGAGGCGGAGGACatcgcgagggcggcggtgtaCCTCGCCTCCGACGAGGCCAAGTACATCACTGGGCATAACCTCGTCGTCGATGGCGGGTTCACCGTCGGCAAGCGCCTCAACTTCGCGCATGCTTGA
- the LOC4344207 gene encoding momilactone A synthase-like isoform X1 → MINAAGQLLLRGRSRGVRPMFSSGLADRSFSSSASSSRKLDGKVAVITGAASGIGEATAKEFVRNGAKVILADIQDDLGRAVAGELGADAASYTHCDVTVEADVAAAVDLAVARHGRLDVVYSNAGIAGGAPPATLAALDLDDYDRVMAVNARSMVACLKHAARVMAPRRAGCILCTASSTAVLGNIGPLAYSMSKAAVVGMVQTVLETVARQLARDGVRVNTISPHAIPTAMALGIIAETFPAATAEEVRRMVTREMQELEGASLEVEDVARAAVFLASDEAKFITGHNLVVDGGFTVGKVLVRDPPGSA, encoded by the exons ATGATCAACGCAGCTGGGCAACTTCTTCTCAG GGGGAGGAGCAGAGGTGTTCGTCCGATGTTCTCTTCCGGCCTGGCCGATCGCTCcttctcctcgtcggcgtcaaGCTCCAGAAAGTTGGATGGGAAAGTGGCCGTGATCaccggcgcggcgagcggcatcGGCGAGGCCACGGCGAAGGAGTTCGTCAGGAACGGCGCCAAGGTCATCCTTGCCGATATCCAGGACGACCTCGGccgcgcggtggccggcgagctcggcgccgacgccgcgtcGTACACGCACTGCGACGTCACGGTGGAGGCGGATGTCGCCGCggccgtcgacctcgccgtgGCGCGCCACGGTCGTCTCGACGTCGTGTACAGCAACGCCGGCATCGCCGGCGGCGCACCTCCGGCCACGCTCGCGGCGCTCGACCTCGACGACTACGACCGCGTCATGGCCGTCAACGCCAGGTCCATGGTGGCGTGCCTCAAGCACGCGGCGCGCGTCatggcgccgcgccgcgccggctgcATCCTCTGCACGGCGAGCTCCACGGCGGTGCTCGGCAACATCGGGCCCCTCGCGTACTCCATGTCGAAGGCGGCCGTCGTCGGCATGGTGCAGACGGTATTAGAA ACGGTGGCGAGGCAGCTGGCGCGCGACGGCGTGCGGGTGAACACCATCTCGCCGCACGCCATCCCGACGGCTATGGCGCTGGGCATCATCGCCGAGACGTTCCCGGCGGCCACCGcggaggaggtgaggaggaTGGTGACGAGGGAGATGCAGGAGCTGGAAGGGGCGTCGCTGGAGGTGGAAGACGTGGCGAGGGCGGCCGTCTTCTTGGCGTCCGACGAGGCCAAGTTCATCACCGGCCACaacctcgtcgtcgacggcggcttcACTGTAGGCAAGGTGCTCGTCCGGGATCCTCCTGGCTCAGCTTGA